Genomic window (Capsicum annuum cultivar UCD-10X-F1 chromosome 10, UCD10Xv1.1, whole genome shotgun sequence):
TTGTTTACTCCTTGGGTTGggattaatatttataatatgcTTACACGGCCAAGTTTGAAAGTTATAAAATTGTTTAAAGCTTTTTACATAATTCTTGGAGTTATAGCGCGCTATACCATGTGCTTGATTTCTTGTTACTCATTGGTAACAAATTCATAGCACACTTTTGATGGACTTGTTGAAATCACTCTCTTGATTTGCGTTATACAAGTGAAACAGTAACTTGATTTAGTGAAAGGGATTCGACCAAAGGCCATGACTTGAGAACATGAAAGTAAACGAGATTTTCAAAAAACTTTGATATGACTTGCTCATCAGGTCGAgtacatgactacatgactggaCACGTGGGTTCTACACCCTGATGGGGTACCACTGCTCATCCGATTGAGGGGATGACAGGACCCGTGGGTTCTACACCATGGTGTATCTTTACTCATTCAATTGGGGGATGATCAAACCCGTTGATTTTGTACCCGGTGTACCATAGCCAATctgtctatcggaaacagcctctctacttctcctgaggtagtggtatggtctgcgtatacCCTCCCcggaccccactaggtgggaatacactaggtatgttgctgttgttgtACCATAGCCTATCTAGCAAGGAGAGTACGTCAAGCCTCGTGGGTGGCATCCGAATGTATACATCGAATATGGATACTCGAGATATGGACATTGAATTCATGGAATAATATGACACTTGAGGAGCTTTAGAAAGATCCTAAACATGGTTTACCTTATTGGTGCTTCTTCCATGctttcataaattaaattttgatttggttCACCTCTATGTACTTATAAATTTTGTTCACATTATATGCTTTGATGAATTAAATTGTGTCTATAATCCATGTCTCGCCTACTTGATATTTCATTTATATATCTGTATAACTCTTTCCCTATCTTAAGTTGTGGCTCTGATGCGTATCTGAGTATTCCAACATTCGAGCGTCATTTGTTTAAATGGAGTTAGGTTAAACTacggtttgttgttgttttgttagGCCTAACGGACGAGCAGGTGCAAGGTGGTCAATGTACGAGTTAGGATTCATGTAGCTTCGTACTTTTGGTGAGCCCATATTTAAGATCGTGGGATTCACATTGTTGTATGTTCATTTTGTACATCGCGAGCTAGTCTCATAACTTGATTATTTCATTCGTAATATCACGGAGGCTCCTCCATAGATGTACTTGTATTATATTTGGGTTATGGCTTCCCTTTTGGATTTGCTAATAACATTTTGATTTCATGACTTGGTTAATGAGCATGTTGATTCGAGATTATTCACTTCGGCTTACTCACTTAATACTGAGGTTAATTAATTGAATAGTGGTATATGGGTATGAACTGGATAGTCACTATACTAAATCAATTCGCTCGGTGCAAGTTGGCACGCATCGAATGTCGTACAGCGTCTCCTCTCATTTTGGGGTTTGACAAACTTGGAATATTGAGGTTAATTAATTGAATTGTTTTATATGGGCATGAAGTAGATAGTCACTACACTAAAGCAGTTCACTCGGTGCAAGTTGCCAGGCATAAGGTGTTGTACCACGTGTCCTCccattttggggcgtgacaggtTCGATTAAAATGAGAATCAACAAATTCGATCTTGTGCATTGTTCACAAAATTTTGGACCTTCTTTTTCATATCTGATTACTCAATAATTCCACAAGCCCAAATTTTGCTTTTGAATTATTGAGattagatttatacttttttaaaactcttaataaaatatttctttttgaaCTTCCCAAGAAAAAAAATCGGAGTTTCTGCCACAGATCAACCTTTCTCGTAGATTTTTTTCCCCAAAGAATAAGGAAATATAACATAGGTGAAATTAATGATGAAATTGATCTTTGATCTGGAATCAAAGATAGGTAATAAATGGCTTTTATGGGGTGACTTCATGAAGTGCTTCTTTCAGAGTTAAACTTCCGAATCTTTTACAAGGAATCAGAGGAATATCAAATATGCGACAGATTTCCCCGTGCCAGAGGATGGAGAAATACTTCAATACAATAACAATTACTTCCTCCAAGAGTTATTTTCCCCAAAATATGTGAAATGGAGAAAACTTAGATATAATAAACGACTGCCCCTCACTTCCAACAAGTAGGGTTGGAGAAATACTGGTGGGCGTTTGGACATAAGAATTGTGGAATTTGGAAAAAAACAGTACTTGTTTTCAAGTTGAATACAATATTTGGAAATTGGAGTTGCTTTGGGGTGTGAATacaaattggagttgtttttgaatttttgtgagtgTTTTGGAGTGAAAATTGTGTGAACAACTTTTTGGAGTTTTTCCAATTCGACAATTCAACTTGAAGCTGAAAAAGAAATGGAACTATCCGTGGCCAAACGGGCACTTAAATAACAAGTAAATTTGCCAGCATCAATACCATTGATGACTTCGGCAAGCTTTTGTTGGTGTGTCACTAGGTCATGGGGGAACCCGCAGGAAGGGGGGACGACCCACCAAATTCACATCAGAAATCGCCAACATGGACACAAACGAAATCTTAGGGAAAATCTGATAGGCTGACACAACAAAAAGAAAACCGATTTCAGAAAATTCAATTGCCAGGCCTCTTAGGTAGATGGTCAGCTCATGTATCTTCTTTAACTATGTCTGCTTAGCAAGATgccacagaaagaacattattgATAAAAAACGTCTCAAAGTTGAGAAGATAGGTTTCTGAAGTTTCTGACCCAAGAAGGAAATAAACTATCATaatagtgaaaattgaagtatgggtgTTTATTTGATATTGTTCATAACTTAGGATCCACAAAATCAAGAGTTTTTGAATGATGACTTATTAAGAATATTAAATGTGCCATCCCTAGGAATGTCGATGTAATGAAGCACACTGACAtggaaaattttcttaaaagtGTGTCAAAGACAGAAGAAACTTCCTCCAATTGTAAGTTTTTGGTATGAAGCCATGAAGTAGACTTAAGACCTTTGAATTAGCACCTTCTGACAGGTGAGAAATCTGAGGCTAAGTTTTCTCCAAGGAAAGGAGGATGAACATTTCGTATGAATATCCAGAAAAAGAAATTTCAAggaatgatcaatgctgaagacGGAAGTCCTTTTCTAGCGTCTTTAAATTTCATCTTCTAACATCAGGGtttcaaattaaatattaatttataaactTTGTAAAGCATAGCCGATCCCAAATGGAAAAAAGAGGAGGGTTCCCgaaacttcaaaaaaatagagGGGGTCTCTGGCACATTGACAGTCAGCGTAAAGATAGTCTCAATACAATGAATCCTCTAAATACAGGGAAGAGATGTAAAGGATTCATATAATGACCAACTACTAATCTTAGATCGAAATGTAGTTGAGTGATTTGACTGATTGTTGTATTATAATATTACCCCAGAGTACTTGACGTTGACCCACTTATTTTAAGTTTTCGTAGGATAAAATGCCTAGTGGGTATCCAAAGCATTATGAAGAAAGCAGCTATGACTCCGACCAATCTTTTGACTTAATAACGTATCTAGAAATACCATTTTTAAATAAAtgcataattataatttatatgcAATCCTCAATTACAAATTGTCACCCCGAGGGGAAGGCAGGAATACTAGGTAAATTGAATATTGAGACGGCTTATGACCATGTTAATTGGGACTACCTTCTGAATATACTTTCTTGTATGGGTTTTGGAAGGACATGGATCAAATGGATGAGATCATGTATTTCTACTATCAGATTTTCTGTTTTGATTAATGATCACCAGAAGGTTTCTTTCCAGCTCAAAGAGGTCTGACGAAGGGGATCCATAGTCTTCATTTCTGTTTATCATAGACATGGACGGTCTGAATAGTATGATCAAGGAAGCAACAAGCACCAACTGTCTAAGAGGATTTGAGGTGGCAACAAATTCTGATTCAAACTTGGAAGTTACACACCTCAGTATGCAACTTTGATATTTTGTGATGCTGATGAAGGCCAACTGTTGATACTAAGATCAATTCTGGTGTTATTTGAAGGTGTCCCCGGGTTGCACATAAATTGGATAAAGAGTTTGTTGGTACCTATTAATGAGGTTACCAACATGGCGGAGCTGTCTAGGTCTCTGGGAGGGGAAGTAGGAGCTTTACCTATCACCTATCTTGGAAAGCGTTTAGGAGCTAAATCTAACTCCATGAACATCTGGAGCTCTGTGATTGAGAAGTGTGAGATAAGTCACAGTATCTATCATTAGGAGACACAGTTGTGTTGGATGCTCTTCCTACCTACATGATGTCCATCTTCCCCATCCCAGATGATATCAACAAGAGGTAGGATAAGGTTAGGAGGGATTTTCTCTGGAAAGGAAATACAGAAACTGACTCAACAGTCAATCATCTAGTTAAATGGAACAAGGTGCTTTAGGGAAGAAATCAAGGAGGGCTTGGTATTAGAAACCTGAAACTACAGAGCAAGAGCAAGGCACTCAGATTAAAATGGCTTTGGAGATACTCACAAGAACCTCAGGCATATTAGAGCAGGGTTATTATAAACAAATACGGTGAGGAGAATAGGTGGATGACTAAGGAAGTCTTTACCCCATATGAGGTTAGTGTGTGGAGATCAATCAGAGAACTTTGGCCTTTTATGAAGAACCACACCACTGTTAAAGTAGACTAAGACAATGGTTTCAAGACCTACTTGTAGGAGGATAAATGGTTGAGATCAGATAGCTTAAAAGTTTTGTTCCCTGGTCTCGCCAGATGGCGATGGAAGTACAACAGGGTGTTAGTGCAGCTGAATATGGACACCACAAGGGTGGGACATTCAATTCAGAAGGAACTTTAATGATCGAGAAATGACATAGTCACTGAGTTCTTCAGATTGTTGGAGGAATTTAAAGGTACTAGTCAAGAAGCAGATAGACTCCTTTGGAACTTACAACAACAAAAGTATTTTCAAGGTGAACTCTGCTTACAAGTTTTTGATTCAAGGAAACCAACAGACACAACTTTGGCCTTGGAAGCATATCTGGAAGGTCAAAATTCCCTTCAAAGTTGTCTATGTTAGTTGGCCATTGGCAAGAGAGGATGTTTGACACGAGAGATTTCAAGAAGAGGAAATTCTCTTTATGTTCCAGATGTTTAAATTAAATGATAACAACATATAAAAAGGCTCCTCATATAATGGCTTAATTGTACAAATATAAGGAAATTTTAGACTATATAGAGTAAGGAAAGTTTAGACTGATGAAACTTCCCTAATTACCAAGATTCCTATTTATGACTCAAAAGATAAAACTGTATttctttagtgcactgggctgcccttttctttttttatgtaaGAATGTATCAATACCACTAACCTAGATATATTCTAACATTAACAACATTGGCTATCTTGAGTTTAAACACGTATTATTGTACTTAAGATTGGATAGTAATTTTGAAACACAAGCTCTAATCAGAGTAAGAGCTCTACATACTTCGGAGAATAGGAAACGGATACTTCCACCACTTTCCAGGTAACAACGTATGAACCTACAATCCTTAGCTATTGTACGTCCCTTTTGTACCTGTATTTGCATCTAAAATACACGTAACCAAGTGAAAATTTGAAAGCACAGAGTCCTAAGTATAATCAATGTCTATCCCCCTAATTGGATAAGGATACATTTAGTAGAACAAAAAAATGGTACTGAATCAGCTCATGGTTTCCTGGTTATACATGCCAAAACTACTCGCCTTTGGTATattaacttcaaatcattttctaTCGCCCATATACCAACTTTTAGCTTCCATTATTCATAGGTCCTCATTATCAAAGGATAGAGATGTCACATTCTCGAATACTATAAGTATAATCAACCAGAGTTGACACACAATTGAAACATAATAAGGATATGTCTCAATTACATATGTGCGCCAAAAGATGCTCGTATTCAAAATCAGAAAATGCTAGTACTTCACCTGTACAACATAGACTAGAAGTAATTTACAGTAGGTTGATCATAAGAGATAGTAATCATAACCAATAAGACCACAAAGATAATTGACATAAACCAAGTTTAGAAGAACATCACATAGATAGTACAGTACATTGCACTGTGAAGCCAAAAGACATAAGTAATAAGtctgccaaaaaaaaaaatctagcaTACCTTAACACTGCCCGCTTAAAGAAGAAGGCCAATTTGAAGACCTGACAACAATATACCCTTAACCACCAAGTCTGTTACCACTCTCACCTACTTCATCTTCACTGCCACTTTCCAGTGGCCAATTGGGCCAACTTGATACAGTCTCAACACTATTAGCTCTCGTAACAACCCCAATTCCTTGACCCGCCTGGCCAATCTGAGTAGACGAAAGTAGAAACTCCAAACTGTCACCCCTAGTCGTATCCTCCCTGTCTAGCTGATGCCTCCTCGCAACGCGTCTAAGCGTACGCCTAAACCCAAACACATCCTCTTGCTCACCACCCATCAACTCTTCCAACCTCATTGCCGCAGCAAAATTCTGACGTCTACGGCAAACCTCATCTTCCTCGGAGGGTAATCGAAACCTACAAACTGGACAGGAATTGTTCGACTCTAACCATGGTAAAATGCAATCAGAATGATACATGTGTTTGCAGGGCAACATTTTAACTTGCATGTCCAGTAAAAACTGGTCTTTGCAAACGGCACAAGGAATAACCGGATCATTCTCAAGCATGGAAGAGCTAATTTGAAGAACTTCAAGTGCCTCCACAGCTGATCTGGAAGCCGAACTGTTTTGATGATTGGCATTGGCGGTAATGGCGGGAACGTCGTTAGTGGTGGTCAGATGGCGGATAAGACGTTGGAGATAAGGACTATTGAGGAGGAAGTTGTCGTCAGAGGGAGTGAAAGTGTCAGAGCTATGGCTAGGGTTAGGGTGATTTGGAAATTGGGGAACAAGGGTAGGGGTAAAAGAGTCCATTTGCTCGAGGAAATCGGAATGGCAGTGAGGACAACGAGGATTAGTGGGGGGTGGGTGGAGGAGGAAGACACTCATGTCACATTCATGACACCAGAAAGTGTGGTGGGGCTGTGGCGGAGTTGCGGTGGTGGTGGTGGACATTTGGTGTGAGTGGGAAAAGGGATGGAATATCAGT
Coding sequences:
- the LOC107845453 gene encoding E3 ubiquitin-protein ligase RING1-like, with product MSTTTTATPPQPHHTFWCHECDMSVFLLHPPPTNPRCPHCHSDFLEQMDSFTPTLVPQFPNHPNPSHSSDTFTPSDDNFLLNSPYLQRLIRHLTTTNDVPAITANANHQNSSASRSAVEALEVLQISSSMLENDPVIPCAVCKDQFLLDMQVKMLPCKHMYHSDCILPWLESNNSCPVCRFRLPSEEDEVCRRRQNFAAAMRLEELMGGEQEDVFGFRRTLRRVARRHQLDREDTTRGDSLEFLLSSTQIGQAGQGIGVVTRANSVETVSSWPNWPLESGSEDEVGESGNRLGG